Proteins encoded within one genomic window of Salmo trutta unplaced genomic scaffold, fSalTru1.1, whole genome shotgun sequence:
- the LOC115180891 gene encoding nectin-4 isoform X6 has translation MAHVNSYLSILLLFFTEGLSQLVRTQQVVMATLGEDAHFSCRLMKPKDVLQVTWQKVTPGATENVATYNNRFGAVVNPPFQRNVEFEDEGLQNCSIVIRGVSRGDESCYKCLFNAYPEGAISGRTCLQINELYRPSLLITQTNNSHTTLSCSATGRPAPTVTWDHIENISLDKSTMADVTHSNETVTVTITAMVAASSLPYKDTRVRCVASSRGAVKEVSMVIPTRDQASFAGQSQVSDDRISGAVVGAVMGSVLCSVCLIAVFCVIWLQKRRKDTSSRKPPVPDPEISRTPLKTPPTSKHVTPTSSPSQMSHLSTSSTVKRRLTKNSSPSQMIPSLSSSDKRRIQPAQEAVKKLSPERPDDLQCRRKLLEGYED, from the exons ATGGCTCATGTTAACAGTTACCTTTCTATTCTACTGCTATTCTTTACTGAGG GGCTCTCTCAGCTGGTGAGAACACAGCAGGTTGTCATGGCAACCCTGGGAGAGGACGCTCACTTCAGCTGCAGGCTCATGAAACCCAAAGACGTGCTTCAAGTCACCTGGCAGAAAGTGACACCAGGGGCGACTGAAAATGTGGCCACCTACAACAATCGATTTGGAGCAGTAGTCAACCCACCTTTTCAGAGGAACGTGGAGTTTGAGGACGAGGGACTGCAGAACTGCTCTATCGTCATCAGAGGAGTGTCAAGAGGAGACGAGTCCTGCTACAAGTGTCTGTTTAACGCCTATCCAGAAGGAGCTATCAGTGGCAGGACCTGCCTCCAAATTAATG AGCTGTATAGACCCTCACTCCTCATCACACAAACCAACAACAGTCACACCACTCTGTCCTGTTCTGCTACGGGACGACCTGCTCCTACAGTAACCTGGGACCACATAGAAAACATCAGTCTAGACAAATCCACCATGGCTGATGTCACCCATTCCAATGAAACAGTCACTGTCACCATAACTGCCATGGTGGCAGCGTCCAGTCTACCTTACAAAGACACCAGGGTTAGGTGTGTAGCGTCATCCCGTGGTGCCGTCAAGGAGGTTTCCATGGTGATTCCAACTAGGGATCAAGCTTCATTTGCAG GTCAATCTCAGGTCTCTGATGACAGGATCAGTG GTGCAGTGGTTGGTGCAGTGATGGGTTCAGTGTTGTGTTCAGTGTGTCTCATTGCTGTATTCTGTGTAATATGGCTGCAAAAGAGGAGAAAAGATACCTCTTCCAG AAAACCCCCAGTTCCTGACCCTGAAATCAGCAGAACTCCCTTAAAGACACCACCAACATCCAAACA tGTCACACCAACCTCCAGTCCATCACAAAT GTCACACCTGTCAACCAGCTCAACAGTCAAGCGTAGGTTGACTAAGAA CTCCAGTCCGTCACAAAT GATACCATCCCTCAGCTCGTCTGACAAGCGTAGGATACAACCAGCTCAGGAGGCTGTAAAGAA ATTATCTCCTGAGAGACCAGATGACCTGCAATGTAGAAG GAAACTTTTAGAGGGTTACGAGGACTGA
- the LOC115180891 gene encoding CD226 antigen isoform X5: MAHVNSYLSILLLFFTEGLSQLVRTQQVVMATLGEDAHFSCRLMKPKDVLQVTWQKVTPGATENVATYNNRFGAVVNPPFQRNVEFEDEGLQNCSIVIRGVSRGDESCYKCLFNAYPEGAISGRTCLQINELYRPSLLITQTNNSHTTLSCSATGRPAPTVTWDHIENISLDKSTMADVTHSNETVTVTITAMVAASSLPYKDTRVRCVASSRGAVKEVSMVIPTRDQASFAGQSQVSDDRISGAVVGAVMGSVLCSVCLIAVFCVIWLQKRRKDTSSSVTPTSSPSQMSHLSTSSTVKRRLTKNSSPSQMIPSLSSSDKRRIQPAQEAVKKTPPISSPFKMIDSLSSSAKRMMQQAQDVVEKLSPERPDDLQCRRKLLEGYED, translated from the exons ATGGCTCATGTTAACAGTTACCTTTCTATTCTACTGCTATTCTTTACTGAGG GGCTCTCTCAGCTGGTGAGAACACAGCAGGTTGTCATGGCAACCCTGGGAGAGGACGCTCACTTCAGCTGCAGGCTCATGAAACCCAAAGACGTGCTTCAAGTCACCTGGCAGAAAGTGACACCAGGGGCGACTGAAAATGTGGCCACCTACAACAATCGATTTGGAGCAGTAGTCAACCCACCTTTTCAGAGGAACGTGGAGTTTGAGGACGAGGGACTGCAGAACTGCTCTATCGTCATCAGAGGAGTGTCAAGAGGAGACGAGTCCTGCTACAAGTGTCTGTTTAACGCCTATCCAGAAGGAGCTATCAGTGGCAGGACCTGCCTCCAAATTAATG AGCTGTATAGACCCTCACTCCTCATCACACAAACCAACAACAGTCACACCACTCTGTCCTGTTCTGCTACGGGACGACCTGCTCCTACAGTAACCTGGGACCACATAGAAAACATCAGTCTAGACAAATCCACCATGGCTGATGTCACCCATTCCAATGAAACAGTCACTGTCACCATAACTGCCATGGTGGCAGCGTCCAGTCTACCTTACAAAGACACCAGGGTTAGGTGTGTAGCGTCATCCCGTGGTGCCGTCAAGGAGGTTTCCATGGTGATTCCAACTAGGGATCAAGCTTCATTTGCAG GTCAATCTCAGGTCTCTGATGACAGGATCAGTG GTGCAGTGGTTGGTGCAGTGATGGGTTCAGTGTTGTGTTCAGTGTGTCTCATTGCTGTATTCTGTGTAATATGGCTGCAAAAGAGGAGAAAAGATACCTCTTCCAG tGTCACACCAACCTCCAGTCCATCACAAAT GTCACACCTGTCAACCAGCTCAACAGTCAAGCGTAGGTTGACTAAGAA CTCCAGTCCGTCACAAAT GATACCATCCCTCAGCTCGTCTGACAAGCGTAGGATACAACCAGCTCAGGAGGCTGTAAAGAA GACCCCACCAATCTCCAGTCCATTCAAAAT GATAGACTCCCTCAGCTCCTCAGCCAAGCGTATGATGCAACAAGCACAAGATGTTGTAGAGAA ATTATCTCCTGAGAGACCAGATGACCTGCAATGTAGAAG GAAACTTTTAGAGGGTTACGAGGACTGA
- the LOC115180891 gene encoding CD226 antigen isoform X2, whose protein sequence is MAHVNSYLSILLLFFTEGLSQLVRTQQVVMATLGEDAHFSCRLMKPKDVLQVTWQKVTPGATENVATYNNRFGAVVNPPFQRNVEFEDEGLQNCSIVIRGVSRGDESCYKCLFNAYPEGAISGRTCLQINELYRPSLLITQTNNSHTTLSCSATGRPAPTVTWDHIENISLDKSTMADVTHSNETVTVTITAMVAASSLPYKDTRVRCVASSRGAVKEVSMVIPTRDQASFAGQSQVSDDRISGAVVGAVMGSVLCSVCLIAVFCVIWLQKRRKDTSSRKPPVPDPEISRTPLKTPPTSKHVTPTSSPSQMSHLSTSSTVKRRLTKNPSQMIPSLSSSDKRRIQPAQEAVKKTPPISSPFKMIDSLSSSAKRMMQQAQDVVEKLSPERPDDLQCRRKLLEGYED, encoded by the exons ATGGCTCATGTTAACAGTTACCTTTCTATTCTACTGCTATTCTTTACTGAGG GGCTCTCTCAGCTGGTGAGAACACAGCAGGTTGTCATGGCAACCCTGGGAGAGGACGCTCACTTCAGCTGCAGGCTCATGAAACCCAAAGACGTGCTTCAAGTCACCTGGCAGAAAGTGACACCAGGGGCGACTGAAAATGTGGCCACCTACAACAATCGATTTGGAGCAGTAGTCAACCCACCTTTTCAGAGGAACGTGGAGTTTGAGGACGAGGGACTGCAGAACTGCTCTATCGTCATCAGAGGAGTGTCAAGAGGAGACGAGTCCTGCTACAAGTGTCTGTTTAACGCCTATCCAGAAGGAGCTATCAGTGGCAGGACCTGCCTCCAAATTAATG AGCTGTATAGACCCTCACTCCTCATCACACAAACCAACAACAGTCACACCACTCTGTCCTGTTCTGCTACGGGACGACCTGCTCCTACAGTAACCTGGGACCACATAGAAAACATCAGTCTAGACAAATCCACCATGGCTGATGTCACCCATTCCAATGAAACAGTCACTGTCACCATAACTGCCATGGTGGCAGCGTCCAGTCTACCTTACAAAGACACCAGGGTTAGGTGTGTAGCGTCATCCCGTGGTGCCGTCAAGGAGGTTTCCATGGTGATTCCAACTAGGGATCAAGCTTCATTTGCAG GTCAATCTCAGGTCTCTGATGACAGGATCAGTG GTGCAGTGGTTGGTGCAGTGATGGGTTCAGTGTTGTGTTCAGTGTGTCTCATTGCTGTATTCTGTGTAATATGGCTGCAAAAGAGGAGAAAAGATACCTCTTCCAG AAAACCCCCAGTTCCTGACCCTGAAATCAGCAGAACTCCCTTAAAGACACCACCAACATCCAAACA tGTCACACCAACCTCCAGTCCATCACAAAT GTCACACCTGTCAACCAGCTCAACAGTCAAGCGTAGGTTGACTAAGAA TCCGTCACAAAT GATACCATCCCTCAGCTCGTCTGACAAGCGTAGGATACAACCAGCTCAGGAGGCTGTAAAGAA GACCCCACCAATCTCCAGTCCATTCAAAAT GATAGACTCCCTCAGCTCCTCAGCCAAGCGTATGATGCAACAAGCACAAGATGTTGTAGAGAA ATTATCTCCTGAGAGACCAGATGACCTGCAATGTAGAAG GAAACTTTTAGAGGGTTACGAGGACTGA
- the LOC115180891 gene encoding CD226 antigen isoform X3, giving the protein MAHVNSYLSILLLFFTEGLSQLVRTQQVVMATLGEDAHFSCRLMKPKDVLQVTWQKVTPGATENVATYNNRFGAVVNPPFQRNVEFEDEGLQNCSIVIRGVSRGDESCYKCLFNAYPEGAISGRTCLQINELYRPSLLITQTNNSHTTLSCSATGRPAPTVTWDHIENISLDKSTMADVTHSNETVTVTITAMVAASSLPYKDTRVRCVASSRGAVKEVSMVIPTRDQASFAGQSQVSDDRISGAVVGAVMGSVLCSVCLIAVFCVIWLQKRRKDTSSRKPPVPDPEISRTPLKTPPTSKHVTPTSSPSQISSPSQMIPSLSSSDKRRIQPAQEAVKKTPPISSPFKMIDSLSSSAKRMMQQAQDVVEKLSPERPDDLQCRRKLLEGYED; this is encoded by the exons ATGGCTCATGTTAACAGTTACCTTTCTATTCTACTGCTATTCTTTACTGAGG GGCTCTCTCAGCTGGTGAGAACACAGCAGGTTGTCATGGCAACCCTGGGAGAGGACGCTCACTTCAGCTGCAGGCTCATGAAACCCAAAGACGTGCTTCAAGTCACCTGGCAGAAAGTGACACCAGGGGCGACTGAAAATGTGGCCACCTACAACAATCGATTTGGAGCAGTAGTCAACCCACCTTTTCAGAGGAACGTGGAGTTTGAGGACGAGGGACTGCAGAACTGCTCTATCGTCATCAGAGGAGTGTCAAGAGGAGACGAGTCCTGCTACAAGTGTCTGTTTAACGCCTATCCAGAAGGAGCTATCAGTGGCAGGACCTGCCTCCAAATTAATG AGCTGTATAGACCCTCACTCCTCATCACACAAACCAACAACAGTCACACCACTCTGTCCTGTTCTGCTACGGGACGACCTGCTCCTACAGTAACCTGGGACCACATAGAAAACATCAGTCTAGACAAATCCACCATGGCTGATGTCACCCATTCCAATGAAACAGTCACTGTCACCATAACTGCCATGGTGGCAGCGTCCAGTCTACCTTACAAAGACACCAGGGTTAGGTGTGTAGCGTCATCCCGTGGTGCCGTCAAGGAGGTTTCCATGGTGATTCCAACTAGGGATCAAGCTTCATTTGCAG GTCAATCTCAGGTCTCTGATGACAGGATCAGTG GTGCAGTGGTTGGTGCAGTGATGGGTTCAGTGTTGTGTTCAGTGTGTCTCATTGCTGTATTCTGTGTAATATGGCTGCAAAAGAGGAGAAAAGATACCTCTTCCAG AAAACCCCCAGTTCCTGACCCTGAAATCAGCAGAACTCCCTTAAAGACACCACCAACATCCAAACA tGTCACACCAACCTCCAGTCCATCACAAAT CTCCAGTCCGTCACAAAT GATACCATCCCTCAGCTCGTCTGACAAGCGTAGGATACAACCAGCTCAGGAGGCTGTAAAGAA GACCCCACCAATCTCCAGTCCATTCAAAAT GATAGACTCCCTCAGCTCCTCAGCCAAGCGTATGATGCAACAAGCACAAGATGTTGTAGAGAA ATTATCTCCTGAGAGACCAGATGACCTGCAATGTAGAAG GAAACTTTTAGAGGGTTACGAGGACTGA
- the LOC115180891 gene encoding CD226 antigen isoform X4, which yields MAHVNSYLSILLLFFTEGLSQLVRTQQVVMATLGEDAHFSCRLMKPKDVLQVTWQKVTPGATENVATYNNRFGAVVNPPFQRNVEFEDEGLQNCSIVIRGVSRGDESCYKCLFNAYPEGAISGRTCLQINELYRPSLLITQTNNSHTTLSCSATGRPAPTVTWDHIENISLDKSTMADVTHSNETVTVTITAMVAASSLPYKDTRVRCVASSRGAVKEVSMVIPTRDQASFAGQSQVSDDRISGAVVGAVMGSVLCSVCLIAVFCVIWLQKRRKDTSSRKPPVPDPEISRTPLKTPPTSKHVTPTSSPSQIPSQMIPSLSSSDKRRIQPAQEAVKKTPPISSPFKMIDSLSSSAKRMMQQAQDVVEKLSPERPDDLQCRRKLLEGYED from the exons ATGGCTCATGTTAACAGTTACCTTTCTATTCTACTGCTATTCTTTACTGAGG GGCTCTCTCAGCTGGTGAGAACACAGCAGGTTGTCATGGCAACCCTGGGAGAGGACGCTCACTTCAGCTGCAGGCTCATGAAACCCAAAGACGTGCTTCAAGTCACCTGGCAGAAAGTGACACCAGGGGCGACTGAAAATGTGGCCACCTACAACAATCGATTTGGAGCAGTAGTCAACCCACCTTTTCAGAGGAACGTGGAGTTTGAGGACGAGGGACTGCAGAACTGCTCTATCGTCATCAGAGGAGTGTCAAGAGGAGACGAGTCCTGCTACAAGTGTCTGTTTAACGCCTATCCAGAAGGAGCTATCAGTGGCAGGACCTGCCTCCAAATTAATG AGCTGTATAGACCCTCACTCCTCATCACACAAACCAACAACAGTCACACCACTCTGTCCTGTTCTGCTACGGGACGACCTGCTCCTACAGTAACCTGGGACCACATAGAAAACATCAGTCTAGACAAATCCACCATGGCTGATGTCACCCATTCCAATGAAACAGTCACTGTCACCATAACTGCCATGGTGGCAGCGTCCAGTCTACCTTACAAAGACACCAGGGTTAGGTGTGTAGCGTCATCCCGTGGTGCCGTCAAGGAGGTTTCCATGGTGATTCCAACTAGGGATCAAGCTTCATTTGCAG GTCAATCTCAGGTCTCTGATGACAGGATCAGTG GTGCAGTGGTTGGTGCAGTGATGGGTTCAGTGTTGTGTTCAGTGTGTCTCATTGCTGTATTCTGTGTAATATGGCTGCAAAAGAGGAGAAAAGATACCTCTTCCAG AAAACCCCCAGTTCCTGACCCTGAAATCAGCAGAACTCCCTTAAAGACACCACCAACATCCAAACA tGTCACACCAACCTCCAGTCCATCACAAAT TCCGTCACAAAT GATACCATCCCTCAGCTCGTCTGACAAGCGTAGGATACAACCAGCTCAGGAGGCTGTAAAGAA GACCCCACCAATCTCCAGTCCATTCAAAAT GATAGACTCCCTCAGCTCCTCAGCCAAGCGTATGATGCAACAAGCACAAGATGTTGTAGAGAA ATTATCTCCTGAGAGACCAGATGACCTGCAATGTAGAAG GAAACTTTTAGAGGGTTACGAGGACTGA
- the LOC115180891 gene encoding CD226 antigen isoform X1: MAHVNSYLSILLLFFTEGLSQLVRTQQVVMATLGEDAHFSCRLMKPKDVLQVTWQKVTPGATENVATYNNRFGAVVNPPFQRNVEFEDEGLQNCSIVIRGVSRGDESCYKCLFNAYPEGAISGRTCLQINELYRPSLLITQTNNSHTTLSCSATGRPAPTVTWDHIENISLDKSTMADVTHSNETVTVTITAMVAASSLPYKDTRVRCVASSRGAVKEVSMVIPTRDQASFAGQSQVSDDRISGAVVGAVMGSVLCSVCLIAVFCVIWLQKRRKDTSSRKPPVPDPEISRTPLKTPPTSKHVTPTSSPSQMSHLSTSSTVKRRLTKNSSPSQMIPSLSSSDKRRIQPAQEAVKKTPPISSPFKMIDSLSSSAKRMMQQAQDVVEKLSPERPDDLQCRRKLLEGYED; this comes from the exons ATGGCTCATGTTAACAGTTACCTTTCTATTCTACTGCTATTCTTTACTGAGG GGCTCTCTCAGCTGGTGAGAACACAGCAGGTTGTCATGGCAACCCTGGGAGAGGACGCTCACTTCAGCTGCAGGCTCATGAAACCCAAAGACGTGCTTCAAGTCACCTGGCAGAAAGTGACACCAGGGGCGACTGAAAATGTGGCCACCTACAACAATCGATTTGGAGCAGTAGTCAACCCACCTTTTCAGAGGAACGTGGAGTTTGAGGACGAGGGACTGCAGAACTGCTCTATCGTCATCAGAGGAGTGTCAAGAGGAGACGAGTCCTGCTACAAGTGTCTGTTTAACGCCTATCCAGAAGGAGCTATCAGTGGCAGGACCTGCCTCCAAATTAATG AGCTGTATAGACCCTCACTCCTCATCACACAAACCAACAACAGTCACACCACTCTGTCCTGTTCTGCTACGGGACGACCTGCTCCTACAGTAACCTGGGACCACATAGAAAACATCAGTCTAGACAAATCCACCATGGCTGATGTCACCCATTCCAATGAAACAGTCACTGTCACCATAACTGCCATGGTGGCAGCGTCCAGTCTACCTTACAAAGACACCAGGGTTAGGTGTGTAGCGTCATCCCGTGGTGCCGTCAAGGAGGTTTCCATGGTGATTCCAACTAGGGATCAAGCTTCATTTGCAG GTCAATCTCAGGTCTCTGATGACAGGATCAGTG GTGCAGTGGTTGGTGCAGTGATGGGTTCAGTGTTGTGTTCAGTGTGTCTCATTGCTGTATTCTGTGTAATATGGCTGCAAAAGAGGAGAAAAGATACCTCTTCCAG AAAACCCCCAGTTCCTGACCCTGAAATCAGCAGAACTCCCTTAAAGACACCACCAACATCCAAACA tGTCACACCAACCTCCAGTCCATCACAAAT GTCACACCTGTCAACCAGCTCAACAGTCAAGCGTAGGTTGACTAAGAA CTCCAGTCCGTCACAAAT GATACCATCCCTCAGCTCGTCTGACAAGCGTAGGATACAACCAGCTCAGGAGGCTGTAAAGAA GACCCCACCAATCTCCAGTCCATTCAAAAT GATAGACTCCCTCAGCTCCTCAGCCAAGCGTATGATGCAACAAGCACAAGATGTTGTAGAGAA ATTATCTCCTGAGAGACCAGATGACCTGCAATGTAGAAG GAAACTTTTAGAGGGTTACGAGGACTGA